A single Triticum dicoccoides isolate Atlit2015 ecotype Zavitan chromosome 2A, WEW_v2.0, whole genome shotgun sequence DNA region contains:
- the LOC119356639 gene encoding xyloglucan endotransglucosylase/hydrolase protein 9-like isoform X2, producing the protein MAMAWWKNGALVAAATLAVAAVVCAGVAAAASKFDDVVQPSWANDHVLYEDDLLKLRLDSSSGGGFASKNKFLYGKATADLKLVPGDSAGVVTAFYLSSAGDKHNEFDFEFLGNVTGEPYLVQTNLYIDGVGNREQRIDLWFDPTADFHTYAVLWNPSQVVFLVDDTPIRVYDNKNASATKPKGHHRHPNNATTAATQTASAFPSPQPMAVYSSIWNADDWATRGGLVKTDWSHAPFVATFRDVRVEGCAWAANASDSDAGEVARCSGSSWGKEGRYWWKEKDMQELSVHQSHQLVWARAHHLVYDYCVDTDRFPVQPPECAGR; encoded by the exons ATGGCAATGGCGTGGTGGAAGAACGGCGCCTTGGTCGCCGCGGCGACCCTCGCCGTGGCCGCGGTGGTCTGcgccggcgtggcggcggcggcgagcaagtTCGACGACGTGGTGCAGCCCAGCTGGGCCAACGACCACGTCCTCTACGAGGATGACCTCCTCAAGCTCCGCCTCGACAGCTCCTCCG GCGGGGGATTCGCGTCCAAGAACAAGTTCTTGTACGGCAAGGCCACCGCCGACCTGAAGCTCGTGCCGGGGGACTCCGCCGGCGTCGTCACGGCTTTCTAT CTGTCGTCGGCGGGGGACAAGCACAACGAGTTCGACTTCGAGTTCCTGGGCAACGTCACCGGCGAGCCGTACCTGGTGCAGACCAACCTGTACATCGACGGCGTGGGCAACCGGGAGCAGCGCATCGACCTCTGGTTCGACCCCACCGCCGACTTCCACACCTACGCCGTGCTCTGGAACCCCAGCCAGGTCGTCTTCCTCGTCGACGACACCCCCATCCGCGTCTACGACAACAAGAACGCCTCCGCCACCAAGCCCAAGGGCCACCACCGCCACCCCAAcaacgccaccaccgccgccacccagACGGCGTCCGCGTTCCCGTCGCCGCAGCCCATGGCCGTGTACAGCTCCATCTGGAACGCGGACGACTGGGCCACGCGCGGCGGGCTGGTCAAGACGGACTGGTCGCACGCGCCGTTCGTGGCCACCTTCCGGGACGTGCGCGTGGAGGGCTGCGCCTGGGCCGCCAACGCCTCCGACTCGgacgccggcgaggtggcgcgCTGCAGCGGCAGCTCCTGGGGCAAGGAGGGCCGCTACTGGTGGAAGGAGAAGGACATGCAGGAGCTGTCCGTGCACCAGAGCCACCAGCTGGTGTGGGCGCGCGCGCACCACCTCGTCTACGACTACTGCGTCGACACCGACCGCTTCCCCGTCCAGCCGCCCGAGTGCGCCGGCCGCTGA
- the LOC119356639 gene encoding uncharacterized protein LOC119356639 isoform X1 encodes MAMAWWKNGALVAAATLAVAAVVCAGVAAAASKFDDVVQPSWANDHVLYEDDLLKLRLDSSSGGGFASKNKFLYGKATADLKLVPGDSAGVVTAFYVTVVGGGQAQRVRLRVPGQRHRRAVPGADQPVHRRRGQPGAAHRPLVRPHRRLPHLRRALEPQPGRLPRRRHPHPRLRQQERLRHQAQGPPPPPQQRHHRRHPDGVRVPVAAAHGRVQLHLERGRLGHARRAGQDGLVARAVRGHLPGRARGGLRLGRQRLRLGRRRGGALQRQLLGQGGPLLVEGEGHAGAVRAPEPPAGVGARAPPRLRLLRRHRPLPRPAARVRRPLIRRVVAGRLHGNLLLALRRMDP; translated from the exons ATGGCAATGGCGTGGTGGAAGAACGGCGCCTTGGTCGCCGCGGCGACCCTCGCCGTGGCCGCGGTGGTCTGcgccggcgtggcggcggcggcgagcaagtTCGACGACGTGGTGCAGCCCAGCTGGGCCAACGACCACGTCCTCTACGAGGATGACCTCCTCAAGCTCCGCCTCGACAGCTCCTCCG GCGGGGGATTCGCGTCCAAGAACAAGTTCTTGTACGGCAAGGCCACCGCCGACCTGAAGCTCGTGCCGGGGGACTCCGCCGGCGTCGTCACGGCTTTCTATGTGA CTGTCGTCGGCGGGGGACAAGCACAACGAGTTCGACTTCGAGTTCCTGGGCAACGTCACCGGCGAGCCGTACCTGGTGCAGACCAACCTGTACATCGACGGCGTGGGCAACCGGGAGCAGCGCATCGACCTCTGGTTCGACCCCACCGCCGACTTCCACACCTACGCCGTGCTCTGGAACCCCAGCCAGGTCGTCTTCCTCGTCGACGACACCCCCATCCGCGTCTACGACAACAAGAACGCCTCCGCCACCAAGCCCAAGGGCCACCACCGCCACCCCAAcaacgccaccaccgccgccacccagACGGCGTCCGCGTTCCCGTCGCCGCAGCCCATGGCCGTGTACAGCTCCATCTGGAACGCGGACGACTGGGCCACGCGCGGCGGGCTGGTCAAGACGGACTGGTCGCACGCGCCGTTCGTGGCCACCTTCCGGGACGTGCGCGTGGAGGGCTGCGCCTGGGCCGCCAACGCCTCCGACTCGgacgccggcgaggtggcgcgCTGCAGCGGCAGCTCCTGGGGCAAGGAGGGCCGCTACTGGTGGAAGGAGAAGGACATGCAGGAGCTGTCCGTGCACCAGAGCCACCAGCTGGTGTGGGCGCGCGCGCACCACCTCGTCTACGACTACTGCGTCGACACCGACCGCTTCCCCGTCCAGCCGCCCGAGTGCGCCGGCCGCTGATCCGCCGCGTCGTCGCCGGCCGCCTCCATGGAAATCTTTTATTAGCACTCCGTAGAATGGATCCATGA
- the LOC119356640 gene encoding probable metal-nicotianamine transporter YSL6, with protein MGSEADSAEMTGPLLAGVPAAVEAVPPWREQLTVRAIVVSAILGVLFCLVTHKLNLTVGIVPSLNVAAGLLGYVLVRTWTAVLGMFGVVSKPFTKQENTVIQTCVVACYGLAISGGFGSYMLAMDQKTYELIGTDYPGNTAVDVKNLSLSWMIGFMFLVSFIGIFSLVALRKVMVIDYKLTYPSGTATAMLINSVHTTTEVELVEKQISCLGKYLSISFLWNCFKWFFSGVGDSCGFDNFPSLGLAAFKNTFYFDFSPTYIGCGLICPHIVSCSALIGAIISWGFLWPYISTKAGDWYPAELESNDFKGLYEYKVFVSISLILGDGIYNLVKIIYSTIKETMNARSNQGRLPLVWVQEGDKISKLLAKEKLLNEVFVKDNIPPWLAASAYVGLAAISTAIVPIMFSQLKWYLVLSAYVVAPLLAFCNSYNTDLTNWSLASTYGKIGLFIFASWVGHHGGVIAGLAACGVMMSIVSTAGDLMQDIKTGYLTLSSPRSMFVSQLIGTALGCVIAPLTFWLYWVAFDIGNPDGMFKAPYAAIYREMSIMGVEGFSVLPQNCLAICFVFFFVAIAINLMRDITPKSVSKFIPLPMAMAVPFYIGAYFAIDMFVGTVILFVWERVNRKESEDFAGAVASGLICGDGMWSVPSAMLSIMRIDPPMCMYIKPSLTYG; from the exons ATGGGATCGGAGGCGGACTCGGCGGAGATGACCGGGCCCCTCCTTGCCGGCGttccggcggcggtggaggcggtgccGCCGTGGCGGGAGCAGCTGACGGTTCGGGCAATAGTGGTGAGCGCCATCCTGGGGGTGCTCTTCTGCCTTGTCACGCACAAACTCAACCTCACGGTGGGGATCGTCCCGTCGCTCAACGTTGCCGCGGGGCTGCTCGGTTACGTCCTCGTGCGGACCTGGACGGCGGTGCTCGGCATGTTTGGCGTCGTCTCCAAGCCCTTCACCAAGCAGGAGAACACCGTCATCCAGACCTGCGTCGTCGCCTGCTATGGCCTCGCCATCAGCG GGGGATTCGGATCGTATATGCTTGCAATGGATCAAAAAACTTATGAGCTTATCGGGACTGATTATCCCGGTAACACGGCAGTGGATGTGAAGAATCTCTCGCTGAGTTGGATGATCGGGTTTATGTTTCTAGTTAGCTTCATTGGTATTTTTAGTCTCGTTGCTCTGCGCAAG GTGATGGTGATTGATTACAAGCTAACATATCCTAGTGGAACTGCCACTGCAATGTTGATAAATAGCGTCCACACTACTACTGAAGTTGAACTTGTGGA AAAACAAATTAGCTGTCTTGGAAAGTATTTAAGCATAAGTTTTCTTTGGAACTGCTTTAAGTGGTTCTTCAGTGGTGTTGGGGACTCATGTGGCTTCGACAATTTCCCTTCCCTCGGCCTTGCAGCATTTAAGAACAC GTTTTATTTTGACTTCAGTCCAACCTATATTGGATGTGGCCTTATATGTCCGCATATTGTTAGCTGCTCTGCACTTATTGGAGCTATCATATCTTGGGGTTTTCTATGGCCATATATATCCACAAAAGCTGGGGATTGGTATCCAGCTGAGCTCGAAAGCAATGACTTCAAAGGACTCTATGAGTACAAG GTTTTTGTATCCATATCCCTGATACTTGGGGATGGTATTTATAACCTCGTCAAAATCATTTATTCTACTATCAAGGAAACAATGAATGCACGATCAAACCAAGGAAGGCTTCCCCTTGTTTGGGTTCAGGAAG GTGATAAAATTTCCAAATTACTAGCCAAGGAAAAGCTGCTAAATGAGGTGTTTGTAAAAGACAATATCCCTCCTTGGTTGGCAGCATCTGCTTATGTGGGCCTTGCAGCAATTTCAACTGCAATTGTACCGATAATGTTCTCACAACTCAAGTGGTACCTTGTCCTCTCTGCCTATGTTGTTGCTCCTCTACTCGCCTTCTGCAACTCATACAACACCGACCTAACAAACTGGAGCCTTGCATCCACATATGGAAAGATTGGTCTTTTCATTTTTGCCTCATGGGTTGGCCATCATGGTGGTGTGATTGCAGGCTTAGCAGCGTGTGGTGTTATGATGTCCATAGTATCCACAGCTGGAGATCTCATGCAGGACATCAAGACTGGGTACCTTACCCTCTCTTCGCCAAGGTCTATGTTTGTGTCACAGTTGATTGGAACTGCCCTTGGTTGTGTCATTGCTCCCCTCACCTTTTGGCTTTACTGGGTGGCCTTCGATATTGGAAATCCTGATGGCATGTTCAAAGCTCCATATGCTGCTATCTACCGTGAGATGTCAATCATGGGTGTCGAGGGATTCTCAGTGCTGCCACAAAATTGCCTAGCAATCTGCTTTGTCTTCTTCTTTGTAGCCATAGCAATCAACCTCATGCGAGACATCACCCCAAAAAGCGTGTCCAAATTCATCCCACTCCCTATGGCCATGGCTGTTCCATTTTACATTGGGGCATACTTTGCGATTGACATGTTTGTTGGGACTGTCATCTTGTTTGTCTGGGAGAGGGTGAACCGTAAGGAGTCCGAGGACTTTGCAGGTGCGGTTGCTTCTGGTTTGATATGTGGTGATGGTATGTGGAGTGTACCTTCTGCGATGCTGTCCATCATGAGGATCGATCCACCGATGTGTATGTACATCAAGCCATCCCTTACATACGGCTAA
- the LOC119356641 gene encoding phylloplanin-like: MATKSLLLAALLVLAVSLAPHGAEAAGKQPPLAMISGVVPCSAGNSINAAAVPPFPNAAVQMVCGRDVMASATADRSGTYTMNMGPATSSLLAPLLGNQCKVVVLTPLAACNASLASVTGTLTAPVQLLGIDSGSGSGSGGLGGLGGLIGLIGQIVGGLLGGILNIIPLPFSVV; the protein is encoded by the exons ATGGCAACCAAGAGCCTTCTTCTCGCCGCCCTCCTGGTCCTCGCCGTCAGCCTGGCGCCGCACGGTGCGGAGGCGGCGGGCAAGCAGCCGCCATTAGCAATGATCTCCGGCGTGGTGCCATGCAGCGCCGGGAACTCCATCAACGCAGCCGCGGTTCCGCCATTCCCGA ACGCTGCTGTGCAGATGGTGTGCGGCCGTGATGTGATGGCCAGCGCGACGGCGGACCGCAGCGGAACGTACACAATGAACATGGGCCCGGCCACCTCGTCGCTGCTCGCCCCTCTACTCGGCAACCAGTGCAAGGTGGTGGTGCTCACCCCGTTGGCCGCATGCAACGCGTCCCTAGCGAGCGTCACCGGAACGTTGACCGCACCCGTGCAGCTCCTGGGTATTGACAGTGGcagtggcagcggcagcggcggcctcGGGGGGCTTGGCGGCCTAATTGGCCTCATTGGCCAGATCgtgggcggcctcctcggcggcatcCTTAACATCATCCCATTGC